Proteins found in one Coffea eugenioides isolate CCC68of chromosome 5, Ceug_1.0, whole genome shotgun sequence genomic segment:
- the LOC113771600 gene encoding dirigent protein 2-like gives MAKGSALASMQIPLVLLLAIFVCSEANPLDPYYCCRGKETNITVYLQVFTGRPNTTSVAVAGAPGKPRTPSNFGTIIVNDFNITQGISNNSPTIGRAQGIEIASSRDGSRPLGIFSLRFSNSQYNSSTLEFQGAGYNLQVGSPAREDPIVGGTKTFRFARGYAFFQTVLRRPARNNTVIRGDITVISCPGGGKV, from the coding sequence ATGGCAAAAGGTTCAGCTTTAGCATCCATGCAAATTCCCCTTGTGCTATTACTGGCAATCTTTGTTTGTTCAGAAGCTAATCCTCTTGACCCTTACTATTGCTGCCGTGGAAAGGAAACAAATATTACTGTGTACCTTCAAGTGTTTACGGGCAGACCAAATACCACCAGTGTTGCAGTTGCCGGCGCCCCTGGTAAGCCGAGAACTCCCTCCAATTTTGGAACCATTATTGTTAATGATTTTAACATAACACAAGGCATCAGCAACAATTCTCCAACTATTGGTCGGGCCCAAGGCATTGAGATAGCTTCATCCCGTGATGGATCAAGGCCACTGGGCATATTTTCCCTCCGTTTCTCCAACTCCCAATACAACAGTAGCACATTGGAATTCCAAGGAGCAGGATATAACTTACAAGTTGGTAGTCCGGCGAGAGAAGATCCAATAGTTGGTGGCACCAAAACGTTTAGGTTTGCTCGGGGATATGCATTTTTTCAGACAGTTCTACGAAGGCCGGCACGGAATAATACGGTTATAAGGGGCGATATTACCGTAATCTCATGCCCAGGAGGAGGGAAAGTTTGa